The following coding sequences lie in one Zingiber officinale cultivar Zhangliang chromosome 2B, Zo_v1.1, whole genome shotgun sequence genomic window:
- the LOC122045887 gene encoding plant UBX domain-containing protein 10-like: MLTSLGSSESPSSPLRTLRIVKKRCGFDDKVASFQAVTGLEDSDLCTEIISAHNWDLELAIPSFTSNGPSSSAPGLAWRIATLPFYVVSGAVGLGFWIAVGFSPAPSASSPRHAAPRPSA, from the coding sequence ATGCTCACCTCTCTCGGCTCGAGTGAGTCCCCTTCTTCGCCACTACGAACCCTACGGATAGTGAAGAAGCGTTGCGGATTCGACGACAAAGTGGCCTCCTTCCAGGCCGTCACCGGTCTCGAGGACTCCGATCTCTGCACCGAGATCATCTCCGCCCATAATTGGGATCTGGAGCTCGCCATCCCCTCTTTCACCTCGAATGGCCCTTCATCCTCCGCCCCCGGCCTCGCTTGGAGGATCGCTACCCTCCCCTTCTACGTCGTCTCCGGCGCCGTCGGCCTCGGCTTCTGGATCGCGGTCGGATTCTCTCCCGCACCGTCGGCCTCCTCGCCGCGCCACGCGGCGCCGAGGCCGTCCGCCTGA
- the LOC122045886 gene encoding bifunctional dTDP-4-dehydrorhamnose 3,5-epimerase/dTDP-4-dehydrorhamnose reductase-like translates to MGLATVNGDSQASGLRFLIYGRTGWIGGLLGRLCADRGITFAYGAGRLENRAQLEADIADAAPTHVFNAAGVTGRPNVDWCETHRAETIRANVVGTLTLADVCRERGLILINYATGCIFEYDEKHPLGSGVGFLEEDTPNFVGSFYSKTKAMVEELLKNYENVCTLRVRMPISSDLTNPRNFITKITRYDKVVDIPNSMTILDELLPISIEMAKRNLTGIWNFTNPGVVSHNEILEMYRDYIDPEFTWRNFTLAEQAKVIVAPRSNNELDATKLKNEFPELLPIKESLIKYVFQPNKKTPITP, encoded by the exons ATGGGTCTCGCGACGGTGAACGGAGATTCCCAGGCGTCCGGCCTCAGGTTCCTCATCTACGGACGCACCGGCTGGATTGGCGGCCTGCTGGGCCGGCTCTGCGCCGACCGCGGCATCACCTTCGCCTACGGCGCCGGCCGCCTAGAGAACCGCGCGCAGCTCGAAGCCGACATCGCCGACGCCGCCCCTACCCACGTCTTCAACGCCGCCGGGGTCACCGGCCGCCCGAACGTCGACTGGTGCGAGACCCACCGCGCTGAGACCATCCGCGCCAACGTCGTCGGCACCCTCACCCTCGCCGACGTCTGCCGCGAGCGCGGCCTCATCCTCATCAATTATGCCACCGGATGCATCTTCGAGTACGACGAGAAGCACCCTCTCGGCTCCGGCGTCGGGTTCCTGGAGGAGGACACGCCCAACTTCGTCGGCTCcttctactccaagaccaagGCCATG GTAGAAGAGCTGTTGAAAAACTACGAGAACGTTTGCACGCTGCGCGTCCGAATGCCCATCTCATCAGACCTAACGAACCCTCGCAACTTCATCACGAAAATCACCCGCTACGATAAGGTCGTCGACATACCCAACTCCATGACCATCTTGGACGAGCTCTTGCCTATATCGATCGAAATGGCAAAGAGGAACCTCACTGGTATATGGAACTTCACCAATCCAGGAGTCGTCAGCCACAATGAGATCCTGGAGATGTATCGGGACTACATTGATCCGGAATTCACCTGGAGAAACTTCACCCTCGCCGAGCAGGCCAAGGTAATAGTCGCCCCGCGAAGCAACAATGAGCTAGATGCAACCAAACTGAAGAATGAGTTCCCTGAGCTTCTCCCAATCAAGGAGTCACTGATCAAATATGTCTTCCAACCAAATAAGAAGACACCCATCACGCCCTAA